Proteins encoded together in one Streptomyces sp. NA04227 window:
- a CDS encoding VOC family protein, whose protein sequence is MASRLNPYISFSGDAKQAMEFYQGIFGGELSLNTYGSVGPEAPPGYDDKIMHAMLETPKGFTLMGADSPPGMESTQGNNITVSVSGDDAADLRGYWEKLSDGGTVSVPLDKQMWGDVFGMCTDKFGITWMVDITEQQG, encoded by the coding sequence GTGGCCTCTCGCCTCAACCCGTACATCAGCTTCTCCGGCGACGCGAAGCAAGCCATGGAGTTCTACCAGGGCATCTTCGGCGGCGAACTGTCCCTCAACACCTACGGCAGCGTCGGCCCCGAGGCGCCTCCCGGCTACGACGACAAGATCATGCACGCCATGCTTGAGACCCCGAAGGGCTTCACGCTGATGGGCGCCGACAGCCCGCCCGGCATGGAGAGCACGCAGGGCAACAACATCACGGTGAGCGTGAGCGGCGACGACGCGGCCGACCTGCGCGGCTACTGGGAGAAGCTGTCCGACGGCGGCACGGTGAGCGTCCCCCTGGACAAGCAGATGTGGGGCGATGTCTTCGGCATGTGCACCGACAAGTTCGGCATCACATGGATGGTCGACATCACCGAGCAGCAGGGCTGA
- a CDS encoding M14 family zinc carboxypeptidase → MKKLLYGSVVALTATAAAVLGAGPGVATGSDGDSGGRGSAGSSAAAGDHAAYVYRIADGAKLPPAQLATFDLLEDRDGNDLFVLGDARTAATLKDAGLKATLEQRMAAAPKESPKRSGQAPHLTRKVAEETYYGGYRTVNAQYAHLDKVAQDHADLATVVDFGDSWRKSSGAQNGYDLKAICLTKKGDGDCELKPGSTKPRFLVQAQVHARELTTGEMAYRWIDHLVNGYGKDETVTKLLDSREIWVVPIGNPDGVDMVQQGFMGGSSGLQWHRKSANDTGSPSGGCAENSFSGDGIDLNRNNFSHWGGPGTSSDPCNQTFKGLSSESEVENKALHGLYRNLFPDTRAEGDGTAADAGTKGMFVTMHSYSNMVLFPWGAGQSTGNDAALRAMGKEMATLAGGWEYGQPGEILYEVSGSHDDSLYDDLGVPSFTWEVGPSGGTCGGFHPKYTCQDGFWDQVKPMLTYAAEKAEAPYGS, encoded by the coding sequence GTGAAGAAACTTCTCTACGGGTCCGTCGTGGCGCTCACCGCCACCGCGGCCGCGGTACTGGGAGCCGGGCCCGGCGTGGCCACCGGCTCGGACGGTGACAGCGGCGGTCGCGGCAGCGCGGGCAGCAGCGCCGCCGCCGGCGACCACGCCGCCTACGTCTACCGGATCGCCGACGGGGCGAAGCTCCCGCCCGCACAGCTCGCCACGTTCGACCTCCTGGAGGACCGCGACGGGAACGACCTGTTCGTACTCGGCGACGCGCGTACCGCCGCGACGCTGAAGGACGCCGGTCTGAAGGCCACCCTGGAACAGCGGATGGCGGCGGCTCCCAAGGAGTCGCCCAAGCGCAGCGGCCAGGCCCCGCACCTGACGCGCAAGGTCGCCGAGGAGACGTACTACGGCGGCTACCGCACCGTGAACGCCCAGTACGCGCACCTGGACAAGGTCGCGCAGGACCACGCCGACCTGGCCACCGTGGTCGACTTCGGCGACTCGTGGCGCAAGTCCAGCGGCGCGCAGAACGGCTACGACCTCAAGGCGATCTGCCTGACCAAGAAGGGGGACGGCGACTGCGAGCTGAAGCCCGGTTCGACGAAGCCGCGCTTCCTCGTCCAGGCCCAGGTGCACGCCCGCGAGCTGACCACCGGCGAGATGGCCTACCGGTGGATCGACCACCTGGTGAACGGCTACGGCAAGGACGAGACCGTCACCAAGCTGCTCGACTCGCGTGAGATCTGGGTGGTGCCGATCGGCAACCCGGACGGCGTGGACATGGTCCAGCAGGGCTTCATGGGCGGCAGCTCCGGCCTGCAGTGGCACCGCAAGTCCGCCAACGACACCGGGAGTCCGTCCGGCGGCTGCGCCGAGAACTCCTTCTCCGGCGACGGCATCGACCTCAACCGCAACAACTTCAGCCACTGGGGCGGCCCGGGCACCAGCTCCGACCCGTGCAATCAGACCTTCAAGGGCCTGTCCTCGGAGTCCGAGGTCGAGAACAAGGCACTGCACGGCCTGTACCGGAACCTGTTCCCGGACACCCGCGCCGAGGGCGACGGCACCGCCGCCGACGCCGGCACCAAGGGCATGTTCGTCACCATGCACAGCTACTCGAACATGGTCCTGTTCCCCTGGGGCGCCGGGCAGTCCACCGGCAACGACGCCGCCCTGCGCGCCATGGGCAAGGAAATGGCCACCCTCGCGGGCGGCTGGGAGTACGGCCAGCCCGGCGAGATCCTCTACGAGGTCAGCGGCTCGCACGACGACTCGCTCTACGACGACCTCGGCGTCCCGAGCTTCACCTGGGAGGTCGGCCCGAGCGGCGGCACCTGCGGCGGCTTCCACCCGAAGTACACCTGCCAGGACGGCTTCTGGGACCAAGTCAAGCCGATGCTGACCTACGCGGCGGAGAAGGCGGAGGCGCCGTACGGGTCCTGA
- a CDS encoding MFS transporter, with protein sequence MSATRTDEQAPQPTQDVHRWWALVVIALAQLMVVLDATIVNIALPSAQRELGISDGNRQWVITAYTLAFGGLLLLGGRIADYVGRKRTFVFGLIGFAAASAIGGAASSAGMLFGARALQGAFAAVLAPSALSLLTTTFTDPKERGKAFGIYGAIAGGGAAIGLIMGGVLTEYLDWRWCLYVNIPIAAIAALGAVTLLHDRPGHREARLDVPGVLLGCGGLVCLVYGFSEAESHGWSDGLVLGLLGTAAVLLASFVWWQTRARNPLLPLHIIRDRNRAGSFLTMALAMIGLFGLFLFMTFYLQTILGYSPLKSGVAFLPMTAAIIIGSTQISARLLHHVPPRMLMVPGMLLGSAGLALLTRLTVHSDYTSHVLPPMLLIGLGMGLTFMPVMATATQGVRPQDSGVTSATVNTAQQVGGSIGTSLLNTIATTTSSHWIAAHLPADPAERRRVGREIAREGVVHGYTVALWWASGVLLLAAVVAGTLVTRQAPKHDGEGEAGALSGMA encoded by the coding sequence GTGTCTGCCACTCGAACGGATGAGCAAGCACCGCAGCCCACCCAGGACGTCCACCGCTGGTGGGCGCTGGTCGTCATCGCGCTCGCGCAGCTCATGGTGGTGCTCGACGCCACGATCGTGAACATCGCGCTGCCCTCGGCCCAGCGCGAGCTGGGCATCTCCGACGGCAACCGGCAGTGGGTCATCACGGCCTACACGCTCGCCTTCGGCGGACTGCTGCTGCTCGGTGGCCGTATCGCCGACTACGTCGGCCGCAAACGCACCTTCGTCTTCGGACTGATCGGCTTCGCCGCCGCCTCGGCGATCGGCGGGGCGGCCAGCAGCGCGGGGATGCTGTTCGGCGCGCGCGCCTTGCAGGGCGCCTTCGCCGCCGTCCTCGCGCCGTCCGCGCTGTCCCTGCTCACCACGACGTTCACCGACCCCAAGGAACGCGGCAAGGCCTTCGGGATCTACGGCGCCATCGCGGGCGGCGGCGCGGCGATCGGCCTGATCATGGGCGGCGTACTGACCGAGTACCTCGACTGGCGCTGGTGCCTGTACGTGAACATCCCGATCGCGGCCATCGCCGCCCTCGGCGCGGTGACCCTGCTGCACGACCGGCCCGGCCACCGCGAGGCACGCCTCGACGTACCCGGAGTGCTGCTCGGCTGCGGCGGTCTGGTCTGCCTGGTCTACGGCTTCAGCGAGGCCGAGTCGCACGGCTGGTCGGACGGCCTGGTGCTCGGGCTGCTCGGCACGGCGGCCGTGCTGCTCGCGAGCTTCGTGTGGTGGCAGACCAGGGCGCGCAACCCGCTGCTGCCGCTGCACATCATCCGCGACCGCAACCGCGCGGGCAGCTTCCTGACCATGGCCCTCGCCATGATCGGCCTGTTCGGCCTGTTCCTGTTCATGACCTTCTACCTGCAGACGATCCTCGGCTACTCGCCGCTGAAGTCCGGCGTCGCCTTCCTGCCCATGACGGCGGCCATCATCATCGGCTCCACCCAGATCAGCGCCCGGCTGCTGCACCACGTCCCGCCGCGCATGCTCATGGTCCCCGGCATGCTCCTCGGCTCCGCCGGGCTCGCCCTCCTCACCCGGCTCACGGTGCACAGCGACTACACGAGCCACGTCCTGCCGCCGATGCTCCTGATCGGCCTCGGCATGGGTCTGACCTTCATGCCGGTGATGGCCACCGCCACCCAGGGGGTACGCCCGCAGGACTCCGGGGTGACCTCGGCGACCGTCAACACGGCCCAGCAGGTGGGCGGTTCGATCGGCACCTCGCTCCTCAACACCATCGCCACCACCACCTCCAGCCACTGGATCGCCGCCCATCTGCCCGCCGACCCCGCCGAGCGGCGCCGCGTCGGCCGGGAGATCGCACGCGAGGGCGTGGTCCACGGCTACACCGTCGCCCTGTGGTGGGCCTCGGGAGTCCTGCTCCTGGCCGCCGTCGTCGCGGGCACCCTCGTCACCCGCCAGGCACCGAAGCACGACGGAGAGGGCGAGGCGGGGGCGCTGTCGGGGATGGCCTGA
- a CDS encoding zinc-binding dehydrogenase: MYAIRLHDFGPAENLRHERVADPEPGPGQVLVTVAAAGVHLLDTAIRSGVRGPLPQLPELPTIPGREIAGTVTGLGAGTDPSWLGKQVVAHLGFAPGGYAELAVTEADRLHEIPSGLDPAGAVALIGTGRTAMGIVQFAEPGPDDVVLVPAAAGGLGTLLVQYAKNAGARVVGLAGGPRKTALVAANGADIAVDYTRPEWPRELRAELGTSGVTLLYDGVGGDAARAAVDLLVPGGRHLVFGWSAEGIGAEDAGLALDEEYLSARGITSEQVLGPKMLSLTGTDNPIRTLELRALDHGAAGRLRPAVQRYPLAEAARAHHDLEHRATVGKVVLEPGPRPESTPEPDTDPSRS; encoded by the coding sequence ATGTACGCGATCAGGCTCCACGACTTCGGTCCCGCCGAGAACCTCCGCCACGAGCGGGTCGCCGACCCCGAGCCGGGTCCCGGGCAGGTCCTGGTCACCGTGGCCGCCGCAGGTGTGCACCTGCTCGACACGGCGATCCGTAGCGGTGTGCGGGGGCCGCTCCCGCAACTGCCGGAGCTGCCCACGATTCCCGGCCGTGAGATCGCCGGAACCGTGACCGGGCTCGGTGCCGGGACCGACCCGTCCTGGCTCGGCAAGCAGGTCGTCGCGCACCTCGGTTTCGCCCCGGGCGGCTACGCCGAGCTGGCCGTCACCGAGGCGGACCGGCTGCACGAGATCCCGTCCGGCCTCGACCCGGCGGGGGCCGTCGCCCTCATCGGCACCGGGCGGACCGCCATGGGCATCGTGCAGTTCGCCGAGCCCGGCCCGGACGACGTGGTCCTGGTGCCCGCGGCGGCCGGCGGGCTCGGCACGCTGCTCGTGCAGTACGCGAAGAACGCCGGGGCGCGGGTGGTCGGCCTCGCGGGCGGGCCCCGTAAAACGGCGCTCGTGGCGGCGAACGGCGCCGACATCGCCGTCGACTACACCCGGCCCGAGTGGCCGCGCGAACTGCGCGCCGAACTGGGCACCAGCGGCGTGACCCTCCTCTACGACGGTGTCGGCGGGGACGCCGCACGGGCCGCCGTCGACCTGCTCGTACCCGGCGGGCGGCATCTGGTCTTCGGCTGGTCCGCCGAGGGCATCGGCGCCGAGGACGCCGGGCTCGCGCTCGACGAGGAGTACCTGAGCGCCCGCGGCATCACCTCCGAGCAGGTGCTCGGCCCGAAGATGCTGAGCCTCACGGGCACCGACAACCCGATCCGCACCCTCGAACTGCGCGCCCTCGACCACGGCGCCGCCGGACGCCTGCGCCCCGCCGTCCAGCGCTACCCCCTCGCCGAGGCCGCCCGCGCCCACCACGACCTGGAGCACCGCGCGACCGTCGGCAAGGTCGTCCTGGAACCGGGGCCGCGACCGGAGTCCACACCGGAACCGGACACCGACCCGTCACGCAGCTGA
- a CDS encoding pentapeptide repeat-containing protein: MTDEKTEGKTAKAGKVVKVVKAARRPEVRIPPLVGFAEGALRPDGDYDGVDFAGLDLSGQDGGGARFLDCALTDCGLDETRLRKARLIDSRLTGVRGVGTDLAEAGLRDVEVGEPRLGGVQLHGASLERVWLRGGKLDVPNLRGARLRDVVFEGCVLVEPDFQGATLERVEFVDCVLRDADFTAARLTDVDLRTAAELGIARGVESLSGAVVSPTQLLDLAPVFAAQLGVRVAEA; this comes from the coding sequence ATGACGGATGAGAAGACGGAAGGGAAAACGGCGAAGGCGGGGAAAGTCGTGAAGGTCGTGAAGGCGGCCCGGCGGCCCGAAGTGCGGATTCCGCCGCTCGTCGGTTTCGCGGAGGGCGCGCTGCGGCCCGACGGGGACTACGACGGGGTCGACTTCGCCGGACTCGACCTCTCCGGCCAGGACGGCGGCGGCGCGCGCTTTTTGGACTGCGCGCTCACCGACTGCGGTCTGGACGAGACCCGGCTGCGCAAGGCGCGTCTGATCGACTCGCGTCTCACCGGCGTACGGGGCGTCGGTACGGACCTGGCGGAGGCGGGCCTCCGGGACGTCGAAGTGGGCGAACCGCGCCTGGGGGGCGTCCAGTTGCACGGTGCCTCGCTGGAGCGCGTGTGGCTGCGCGGCGGCAAGCTCGACGTCCCGAACCTGCGCGGCGCCCGCCTGCGCGACGTCGTCTTCGAGGGCTGCGTACTGGTCGAGCCGGACTTCCAGGGCGCCACCCTGGAACGCGTCGAGTTCGTCGACTGCGTACTGCGCGACGCCGACTTCACCGCCGCCCGCCTCACCGACGTCGACCTGCGCACGGCAGCGGAACTCGGCATCGCCCGCGGTGTGGAATCCCTCTCGGGCGCCGTGGTCAGCCCCACCCAACTCCTGGACCTGGCACCGGTGTTCGCGGCGCAGTTGGGGGTGCGGGTGGCGGAGGCCTGA
- a CDS encoding M1 family metallopeptidase produces MHRRPQTKAGEARNLTSARTRRSPSGRALLAVLVLLGSSAGLSACGGGASGSDRVKARAGAAGVGDPYLPQAGNGGFDVLHYALKLDCTPRVNELRAKATVRARAEHDLRSFHLDLRGLRVEEVRVDGERARFSRRGQELTVRPAAPIPRGDRFTTEVRYSGTPRTLTDKDGSEEGWVRTEDGAVVLGEPVGSAVWFPGNHHPGDKASYDIEVTVPKGLTAVSNGELRGRSGDPDGRTTFRWRNREPMPSYAATVAIGDFTMKAYPIRLGKRTEGGAAPRVLRAWTAVDPATGPAGEASMRRLPEVLEWAERNFGPYPFATTGGIVERVGDASYALETQTRPVYPGPPDVLLHVHEIAHQWFGNSVSPRSWRDMWLNEGFATYAEWLWQEDFDGISAQESFEAVHDGSYFETADEAVNLWKFPPARPSGPDHLSDAPSYEGGAMVLHRVRQVVGESTFRALLTGWPAAHRHGNADTAQFTAYVEKLAGPGARAELREVWKRWLYGKGKPKLPE; encoded by the coding sequence GTGCACCGACGCCCGCAGACCAAGGCCGGAGAGGCCCGCAACCTGACGTCCGCGCGGACCCGCCGTTCGCCCTCCGGACGTGCCCTGCTCGCCGTACTCGTCCTGCTCGGTTCCTCGGCGGGGCTGAGCGCGTGCGGGGGCGGGGCGAGCGGGAGCGACCGGGTCAAGGCGCGGGCGGGGGCCGCCGGGGTGGGGGACCCGTATCTGCCGCAGGCCGGGAACGGCGGCTTCGACGTGCTGCACTACGCGCTGAAGCTCGACTGCACGCCCCGGGTGAACGAGCTGCGCGCGAAGGCCACCGTCAGGGCCCGCGCCGAGCACGATCTGCGCTCCTTCCATCTCGACCTGCGCGGGCTGCGGGTCGAGGAGGTACGGGTGGACGGCGAGCGCGCCCGCTTCAGCCGCCGGGGCCAGGAGCTGACGGTCCGCCCGGCGGCGCCGATCCCCCGCGGGGACCGGTTCACCACCGAGGTCCGCTACTCCGGCACGCCCCGCACGCTCACCGACAAGGACGGTTCCGAGGAGGGCTGGGTCCGTACCGAGGACGGTGCCGTGGTCCTCGGTGAGCCGGTCGGCAGCGCGGTCTGGTTTCCGGGCAACCACCATCCCGGCGACAAGGCCTCGTACGACATCGAGGTCACGGTGCCCAAGGGCCTGACCGCCGTGTCCAACGGCGAGCTGCGCGGCCGCAGCGGGGACCCGGACGGGCGGACCACCTTCCGCTGGCGCAACCGCGAGCCCATGCCGAGCTATGCCGCGACCGTGGCCATCGGGGACTTCACCATGAAGGCGTACCCGATCCGACTCGGGAAGCGGACCGAGGGCGGCGCGGCCCCGCGCGTACTGCGCGCCTGGACCGCGGTGGACCCGGCCACCGGCCCGGCCGGGGAGGCATCGATGCGCCGGCTGCCCGAGGTACTCGAGTGGGCGGAGCGGAACTTCGGGCCGTATCCGTTCGCCACGACCGGCGGCATCGTGGAGCGCGTGGGCGACGCCTCGTACGCGCTGGAGACCCAGACACGGCCCGTGTACCCGGGGCCGCCCGACGTCCTGCTGCACGTGCACGAGATCGCGCACCAGTGGTTCGGGAACAGCGTCAGCCCCAGGTCGTGGCGGGACATGTGGCTCAACGAGGGCTTCGCCACGTATGCCGAGTGGCTGTGGCAGGAGGACTTCGACGGGATCAGCGCACAGGAGTCCTTCGAGGCGGTCCACGACGGCAGTTACTTCGAGACCGCCGACGAGGCGGTCAACCTCTGGAAGTTCCCGCCCGCCCGGCCGTCCGGCCCCGACCACCTCTCCGACGCGCCCTCCTACGAGGGCGGGGCGATGGTCCTGCACCGGGTCCGGCAGGTCGTGGGCGAGAGCACCTTCCGCGCCCTGCTCACCGGCTGGCCCGCGGCGCACCGCCACGGCAACGCGGACACCGCCCAGTTCACGGCGTACGTGGAGAAGCTGGCGGGGCCCGGGGCCCGCGCGGAACTGCGCGAGGTCTGGAAGCGGTGGCTGTACGGGAAGGGCAAACCGAAGCTGCCGGAGTGA
- a CDS encoding N-acetyltransferase, with product MIVEPLSPAEHALPGELLTELTALYASNSEFFALSGDFPDPDRITPDQLATALADELARPGAGALLARSAGRLVAFALTLDTHPEPADDPDPWIGLLLVHGREQRAGYGRHLATWTENHYRATGRTGLRLAVLDNNPAALAFWTALDYRVLGHRADRAHGRPCTVLRKEL from the coding sequence ATGATCGTCGAACCGCTGTCGCCCGCGGAACACGCCCTGCCCGGCGAGCTGCTGACCGAACTCACCGCGCTCTACGCCTCGAACAGCGAGTTCTTCGCGCTCAGCGGTGACTTCCCGGACCCGGACCGGATCACCCCGGACCAGCTCGCGACCGCGCTCGCCGATGAACTCGCCCGGCCCGGCGCCGGTGCGCTGCTCGCCCGCAGCGCCGGACGCCTGGTCGCCTTCGCCCTCACGCTCGACACGCATCCCGAGCCCGCCGACGACCCGGACCCGTGGATCGGCCTGCTCCTCGTGCACGGCAGGGAGCAGCGCGCGGGCTACGGCCGCCACCTGGCCACCTGGACCGAGAATCACTACCGCGCCACCGGCCGCACCGGCCTGCGCCTGGCCGTACTCGACAACAACCCCGCCGCCCTGGCCTTCTGGACCGCCCTCGACTACCGGGTCCTCGGCCACCGCGCGGACCGCGCCCACGGCCGCCCGTGCACGGTCCTGCGCAAGGAACTCTGA
- a CDS encoding TerD family protein: MAVSLSKGGNVSLTKEAPGLTAVTVGLGWDVRTTTGTDFDLDASAIAVNTQGKVYSDAHFVFFNNKQTPDQTIVHTGDNRTGEGAGDDEAINVNLAGLPADVDKIVFPVSIYDAESRSQNFGQVRNAYIRILNQAGGAEIARYDLSEDAATETAMVFGELYRNGAEWKFRAVGQGYAAGLAGIAQDFGVNV, from the coding sequence ATGGCTGTAAGCCTGTCCAAGGGCGGCAACGTCTCGCTCACCAAGGAGGCACCGGGTCTGACCGCCGTCACGGTGGGCCTCGGCTGGGACGTCCGCACCACCACCGGCACCGACTTCGACCTCGACGCGTCGGCCATCGCGGTCAACACGCAGGGCAAGGTCTACTCGGACGCCCACTTCGTCTTCTTCAACAACAAGCAGACGCCGGACCAGACGATCGTCCACACCGGCGACAACCGCACCGGTGAGGGCGCGGGCGACGACGAGGCCATCAACGTCAACCTCGCGGGCCTGCCCGCCGACGTCGACAAGATCGTCTTCCCGGTCTCGATCTACGACGCCGAGTCGCGCAGCCAGAACTTCGGCCAGGTGCGCAACGCGTACATCCGCATCCTCAACCAGGCCGGCGGCGCCGAGATCGCCCGCTACGACCTGAGCGAGGACGCCGCCACCGAGACCGCCATGGTCTTCGGCGAGCTGTACCGCAACGGCGCCGAGTGGAAGTTCCGCGCCGTCGGCCAGGGCTACGCCGCGGGCCTCGCGGGCATCGCCCAGGACTTCGGCGTCAACGTCTGA
- a CDS encoding DUF4396 domain-containing protein translates to MEHGTHHHTAAHEHAAHDAHPGHGPHAGESGGHHGGASWSMAAKATLHCLTGCAIGEILGMVIGTALLWGNVETMALAIALAFLFGYSFTLFAVRRAGLDLRTAVKIALAADTVSIAVMELVDNGIIALVPGAMDAHLSDGLFWGALLGGFAVAFLITTPVNKWMIGRGKGHAVVHAYH, encoded by the coding sequence ATGGAGCACGGCACGCACCACCACACCGCGGCGCACGAGCACGCGGCACACGACGCCCACCCGGGCCACGGCCCGCACGCGGGCGAATCGGGCGGCCACCACGGCGGAGCGTCGTGGTCGATGGCGGCGAAGGCGACGCTGCACTGCCTCACCGGGTGCGCCATCGGCGAGATCCTCGGCATGGTGATCGGTACGGCCCTGTTGTGGGGCAACGTCGAGACGATGGCGCTCGCGATCGCCCTGGCGTTCCTGTTCGGCTACTCGTTCACCCTGTTCGCCGTCCGCCGGGCCGGTCTGGACCTCAGGACCGCCGTCAAGATCGCCCTGGCCGCGGACACGGTCTCCATCGCCGTCATGGAGCTGGTCGACAACGGCATCATCGCCCTCGTGCCCGGCGCGATGGACGCCCACCTGAGCGACGGACTGTTCTGGGGCGCGCTCCTCGGCGGGTTCGCGGTCGCGTTCCTGATCACCACCCCGGTCAACAAGTGGATGATCGGCCGCGGCAAGGGCCACGCGGTCGTCCACGCGTACCACTGA
- the arfB gene encoding alternative ribosome rescue aminoacyl-tRNA hydrolase ArfB — protein MSRPAGGTGGSAPGRHLIRGAVSLPEAELMWRFSRSSGPGGQHVNTSDTQVELRFDLAATGALPEVWKERALARLADRLVDGVVTVRSSEHRSQWRNREAAAVRMAALLAEATAPPPKPRRPTRVPRGINERRLRQKKQRSETKRGRNGRDW, from the coding sequence ATGTCCAGACCAGCAGGGGGCACCGGGGGATCCGCCCCCGGCCGGCACCTCATCCGTGGTGCGGTCTCGTTGCCCGAGGCCGAGTTGATGTGGCGTTTCTCCAGGTCCTCGGGGCCCGGCGGACAGCACGTCAACACCAGCGACACCCAGGTGGAGCTCCGCTTCGACCTCGCGGCGACCGGCGCGCTGCCCGAGGTCTGGAAGGAACGTGCCCTCGCCAGGCTGGCCGACCGTCTGGTGGACGGTGTGGTGACCGTGCGCTCCTCGGAGCACCGTTCGCAGTGGCGCAACCGGGAAGCGGCGGCGGTCCGGATGGCCGCCCTGCTCGCCGAGGCGACCGCACCCCCGCCCAAGCCGCGCCGCCCCACCCGGGTGCCGCGCGGCATCAACGAGCGTCGGCTGCGCCAGAAGAAGCAGCGGTCCGAGACCAAGCGCGGGCGCAACGGGCGGGACTGGTAG
- a CDS encoding flavin reductase family protein: MKTSTLPPLPSPRPLDGHPEGVTDDEFRAAMSRLAAGVVLLTAHEAQPDPEGPRGEDIGMTATAFLSVSLDPPLVLVSLREGSRMDDLLAEQPLWAVSVLSESQRHIAGRFAMKGRVSDRLLFEDIPWVRGEVSGAPLIGGALSTVECRTEQRVVAGDHTLVVGRVLSASVPSEGGGPLTYFKGRYRQLG; encoded by the coding sequence CTGAAGACATCGACCCTCCCGCCCCTTCCTTCACCACGCCCTCTTGACGGGCATCCTGAAGGGGTGACAGACGACGAGTTCCGCGCCGCCATGTCCCGGCTCGCCGCCGGTGTGGTCCTGCTGACCGCGCACGAGGCGCAGCCGGACCCCGAGGGGCCGCGGGGCGAGGACATCGGCATGACGGCCACCGCCTTCCTGTCCGTCTCCCTCGACCCGCCGCTCGTCCTCGTCAGCCTGCGCGAGGGCTCCCGCATGGACGACCTGCTCGCCGAGCAGCCGCTGTGGGCGGTCTCCGTACTCTCCGAGAGCCAGCGCCACATCGCGGGCCGGTTCGCCATGAAGGGCCGCGTCAGCGACCGTCTCCTGTTCGAGGACATCCCCTGGGTACGCGGCGAGGTCTCCGGCGCCCCGCTGATCGGCGGCGCCCTGTCGACCGTGGAGTGCCGTACGGAGCAGCGGGTCGTGGCGGGCGATCACACCCTCGTGGTCGGGCGCGTACTGAGCGCCTCGGTACCGAGCGAGGGCGGCGGCCCGCTCACCTATTTCAAGGGCCGTTACCGGCAGTTGGGGTGA